The following proteins are encoded in a genomic region of Triticum dicoccoides isolate Atlit2015 ecotype Zavitan chromosome 1B, WEW_v2.0, whole genome shotgun sequence:
- the LOC119310822 gene encoding probable 3-ketoacyl-CoA synthase 20 → MDNELGKGVGNQAKLLYRRLVGQRPHLLALTLLLVVSWLVLMTLLSLDGVYALLHGAHGVMAVSVAGAVAAAYVYALSLRPVYLVDFAGYKPAPAHELTRARTIHRYGLTGVFTAESMSFQKRVLERSGLGEATHLPASIIRVPLDICLRTANEESHAVVFGVIDHLLAKTRVRPDDIGVVIVNSSLYSPTPSFTSLVANRYCLRDDVVTHNLSGMGCSAGVIAIDLARHLLQVYHDTYALVVSTENITLNAYLGNTRPMLVTNMLFRVGGAAVLLSNRCNDRRRAKYQLIHTVRTHHGPSDKSYACVTQEEDEVGNLGVSLSKDLMSVAGDALRTNITTLGPLVLPLREQLRFLAAVVLKRVFGTTVMSCLPDFTLALEHFCIHAGGRGVLEELQRSLKLGEWHMEPSRMTLCRFGNTSSSSLWYELAYCEAKGRIKRGDRVWQIAFGSGFKCNSAVWKALRTVDGAVAVQEGSPWAQDIDVLPLHVPKVTPIDEDASYVPAV, encoded by the exons ATGGACAATGAGCTCGGTAAGGGGGTGGGAAACCAGGCGAAGCTCTTGTACCGTCGTCTCGTCGGCCAACGGCCTCATCTTCTCGCCCTCACGCTGCTCCTCGTCGTATCTTGGCTGGTGCTAATGACCCTGCTGTCACTTGACGGCGTGTATGCCCTTTTGCACGGCGCACATGGCGTCATGGCCGTGTCTGTAGCAGGCGCAGTGGCGGCTGCCTACGTTTACGCCTTGTCGTTGCGGCCGGTGTACCTGGTGGACTTCGCCGGCTACAAGCCTGCGCCGGCGCACGAGTTGACCCGCGCCCGCACCATCCACCGCTACGGACTAACTGGTGTGTTCACCGCAGAGAGCATGAGTTTCCAGAAGAGGGTTCTGGAGCGGTCAGGGCTCGGCGAGGCGACCCACCTCCCTGCATCTATTATCAGGGTGCCGCTCGACATATGCCTCCGCACGGCGAACGAGGAGTCCCACGCCGTGGTTTTCGGTGTGATCGACCACCTGCTGGCCAAGACCCGCGTGCGGCCGGACGACATCGGTGTGGTCATCGTGAACTCCAGCCTCTACAGCCCCACGCCGTCCTTCACCTCGCTCGTGGCGAACCGCTACTGCTTGCGCGACGATGTCGTCACCCACAACCTTAGCGGCATGGGCTGCAGCGCCGGCGTCATCGCTATTGACCTCGCCAGGCACCTGCTTCAG GTGTACCACGACACATACGCACTGGTTGTCAGCACGGAGAATATCACCCTAAACGCCTACTTGGGCAACACCCGGCCCATGTTGGTGACCAACATGCTGTTCCGGGTGGGGGGCGCGGCAGTTCTTCTGTCGAACCGCTGCAACGATCGGCGACGCGCCAAGTACCAGCTGATCCATACGGTGCGCACGCACCATGGCCCTAGCGACAAGAGCTACGCGTGCGTGACGCAGGAGGAAGACGAGGTCGGCAACTTGGGCGTGTCACTTTCCAAGGATCTCATGTCCGTGGCCGGCGACGCGCTCCGCACCAACATTACCACCCTTGGCCCCCTTGTTCTACCGCTACGTGAGCAGCTCCGGTTCCTTGCCGCCGTCGTGCTCAAACGGGTGTTCGGTACGACAGTGATGTCGTGCCTCCCCGACTTCACTCTGGCGCTGGAGCACTTCTGCATCCACGCGGGGGGGCGAGGCGTGCTGGAGGAGCTGCAGAGAAGCCTGAAGCTTGGTGAGTGGCACATGGAACCATCGAGGATGACCCTCTGCAGGTTCGGCAACACGTCCAGCAGCTCGCTGTGGTACGAGCTCGCCTACTGCGAGGCCAAGGGCAGGATCAAGAGGGGAGACCGCGTGTGGCAGATTGCGTTTGGCTCCGGGTTCAAATGCAACAGCGCGGTGTGGAAGGCGCTCAGGACGGTCGACGGCGCCGTTGCCGTGCAGGAGGGAAGCCCCTGGGCGCAAGACATCGACGTTCTTCCGCTCCATGTGCCCAAGGTGACGCCCATCGATGAAGATGCGTCGTATGTACCAGCAGTGTAG
- the LOC119349317 gene encoding pentatricopeptide repeat-containing protein At1g07740, mitochondrial-like, with amino-acid sequence MLPNSRARHRRDPSKLLYKPRPPPEPHPFLLHLKSLPSPVAAAAALLSAPRRLHDHPFASCVLYRLARARLFPLLLPLLSALRARRAPLRATVFAGLIDRLGAASRPDAALLVFFRAVPAFCSHSNATFHALIHCLVCNERVDAARNMLPRAAKLGVRPNAVSYNIILKGLCGRDGSAGARVVLDEMLGRGVRPTVVTFNTLVGAACQEGDVGAAERLKEEMVRRGVSPNAVTYSLLMRGLCDAGRQDDAKKLMFDMEYQGCQTEAVNYGVLMSAYARQGDVDAIRGLLSDMRMRKLGPDDASYNVLIKCLCDSGRVEEAHKALVEMQLKDGMAPSAATYRVLADGCCRAGDFGLGLRVFNAMLSSGHRPLGHTFKHLAKGLGEDGKAEEACFVLEKMAESGVCMDAEGWRSLATCVCSGSAGEVKLVDELALSS; translated from the coding sequence ATGCTTCCGAACTCGAGAGCCCGCCACCGGCGCGACCCGAGCAAGCTCCTCTACAAGCCgcgcccgccgccggagccgcaCCCGTTCCTGCTCCACCTCAAGTCGCTCCCTTCGCCGGTCGCCGCGGCGGCCGCGCTCCTCTCGGCGCCGCGCCGCCTCCACGACCACCCCTTCGCCTCCTGCGTGCTCTACCGCCTGGCCCGCGCGCGCCTCTTcccgctcctcctcccgctcctctccgcgctccGCGCCCGCCGCGCCCCGCTCCGCGCCACCGTCTTCGCCGGGCTCATCGACCGCCTCGGCGCCGCCTCCCGCCCCGACGCGGCCCTCCTCGTCTTCTTCCGCGCCGTTCCCGCCTTCTGCTCCCACTCCAACGCCACCTTCCACGCGCTGATCCACTGCCTCGTCTGCAACGAACGCGTGGATGCCGCCCGGAACATGCTCCCCCGGGCCGCCAAGCTCGGCGTCCGCCCCAACGCCGTCTCCTACAACATCATCCTCAAGGGGCTGTGCGGCCGGGACGGGTCCGCGGGCGCCCGCgtggtgctcgacgaaatgctcgGCCGCGGCGTCCGGCCCACGGTGGTCACCTTCAACACGCTGGTGGGGGCGGCGTGCCAGGAGGGGGACGTGGGCGCGGCGGAGCGGCTCAAGGAAGAGATGGTGCGCCGGGGCGTCTCGCCGAACGCCGTGACATACTCCCTCCTGATGCGGGGTCTCTGCGACGCCGGTCGGCAGGACGACGCCAAGAAGCTGATGTTCGACATGGAGTACCAGGGCTGCCAGACCGAGGCGGTGAACTACGGCGTGCTGATGAGCGCCTACGCGAGGCAGGGCGACGTTGACGCCATCAGGGGGCTGCTCTCCGACATGCGCATGCGCAAGCTCGGGCCCGACGACGCGAGCTACAACGTCCTGATCAAGTGCCTGTGTGACAGCGGCAGGGTGGAGGAGGCGCACAAGGCGCTCGTCGAGATGCAGCTCAAAGATGGCATGGCGCCAAGCGCGGCGACTTACCGCGTCCTGGCCGACGGGTGCTGCAGAGCCGGCGATTTCGGGTTGGGGCTACGGGTTTTCAACGCCATGCTGTCCAGCGGGCATCGCCCCCTAGGTCACACCTTCAAGCACCTGGCGAAAGGGCTGGGCGAGGACGGCAAGGCGGAGGAAGCCTGCTTCGTCTTGGAGAAGATGGCGGAGAGTGGGGTGTGCATGGATGCAGAAGGGTGGCGGTCTCTTGCAACATGCGTCTGCAGCGGCAGTGCAGGGGAGGTGAAGCTCGTCGATGAGCTAGCGTTGTCATCTTGA
- the LOC119349318 gene encoding uncharacterized membrane protein YuiD-like, translating to MRATEMLTAAAGAAAGTTPSTASVAGLAGASGGGPAAGAGGNFPLGAALLAFAFANLVNVLSIWLKEKKWDARKFLTSSGVISSLSAAVASLAVAVGQQEGGDSSVFALALVFAAVVMYDASGVRFHTGRQAALLNQIVSDLSPEHPIISTFRPLREPLGHSPFQVFAGALVGCTIAYLMGKSYV from the exons ATGAGGGCCACCGAGATGTTGACCGCCGCGGCGGGGGCTGCCGCCGGGACGACGCCCTCCACGGCCTCGGTGGCCGGCCTGGCCGGGGCCAGCGGGGGcggccccgccgccggcgccggcgggaaCTTCCCCCTCGGCGCCGCCCTCCTCGCCTTCGCCTTCGCCAACCTCGTCAACGTCCTCTCCATCTG GTTAAAGGAGAAGAAATGGGATGCAAGGAAGTTTCTTACTTCTTCTGGGGTCATTTCATCTCTTTCTGCGGCCGTGGCAAGTTTGGCTGTGGCGGTTGGCCAACAAGAAGGCGGAGATAGCTCTGTTTTCGCCCTTGCATTGGTTTTTGCTGCCGTT GTAATGTATGATGCATCAGGAGTTAGGTTTCACACAGGCCGCCAAGCTGCG TTGTTAAATCAAATAGTTTCTGATTTATCACCGGAACACCCAATTATCTCTACCTTCCGGCCGCTTCGGGAACCTCTTGGACACAGTCCATTTCAG GTTTTTGCTGGAGCGCTTGTTGGTTGTACAATAGCGTATTTAATGGGGAAATCTTATGTATGA